ATCGGCGCCACCGCCACCCGCGCCTTGGCCGACGAGGCTGCAGCGTGGAGGCAGGCATAGAGACGCGATGCTGCTTCGGGAAGGTCGCCGCTGCCTGACAGCATACAGTCGCCTGCAATCGCGCCGAAGCCGATCATGAACTCATCGGGTTCGGCAGCCCTTGCGCCAAGCCGCACCGGTTTTCCCGGGGAATAGTGCTGTGCAAGCTGGCCGGGCGCTTCGATCCGTGTTGCCTGCAATGGGCGCGGTGCGCCGAGCTGGTCGGCCAGAGTCTCCTCGGAGATCGGGCCTTGCCGCAAGAGTTGCCAGCCATTCTCGCGCAGCGCGACGATGGTCGATTCGAGCCCGCATTCGCTGTCCCCGCCATCAATCACCGCCGCGATCCGCCCGTCGAGGGCGGCGAGCACGTGCTCCGCACTGGTCGGACTGACCCCGCCGCTGCGATTGGCCGACGGTGCAGCGAGCGGGAGGCCACACTCCTGGAGAACCGCGCGAATCACCGGATGGGCGGGGCAACGCAGCGCGATCGTCGGCAGGCCGGCGGTCACCGCCGGTGCGATGCCGGCCCCGGCACGGAGGGGCAAAACCAGCGTGAGCGGCCCGGGCCAGAACCGCGCAGCAAGCGAACGCGCACGATCGTCGAACACCGCAAGGCCCTCCGCTGCGGCCAGTGACGACACGTGGACGATCAGCGGATTGAAATCGGGCCGTCCCTTCGCGCGATAGACCGCCGCGACCGCTTCCGCCCGGTCGGCGCGCGCGGCGAGTCCATAAACCGTCTCGGTTGGTAACGCGACCAGCTCATCCGCCGCGAGCAGCTCCGCCGCCCGCGCGATTCCCGCCGCGTCGGCGGCCAGCCG
Above is a window of Tsuneonella mangrovi DNA encoding:
- a CDS encoding L-threonylcarbamoyladenylate synthase translates to MGDKNATERLAADAAGIARAAELLAADELVALPTETVYGLAARADRAEAVAAVYRAKGRPDFNPLIVHVSSLAAAEGLAVFDDRARSLAARFWPGPLTLVLPLRAGAGIAPAVTAGLPTIALRCPAHPVIRAVLQECGLPLAAPSANRSGGVSPTSAEHVLAALDGRIAAVIDGGDSECGLESTIVALRENGWQLLRQGPISEETLADQLGAPRPLQATRIEAPGQLAQHYSPGKPVRLGARAAEPDEFMIGFGAIAGDCMLSGSGDLPEAASRLYACLHAAASSAKARVAVAPIPDEGIGAAINDRLRRASA